Sequence from the Panicum virgatum strain AP13 chromosome 5N, P.virgatum_v5, whole genome shotgun sequence genome:
TTTGCAGTTCAATGATTTTCGGATCTGCAATTCTGCGTGGCTAGTTAGGAAATCCATCGTTAATTGATTTGTGAGATCCTAAATTAGTGGACAGCGGTTTGGGCCTTTGGCCATATATTCTTGTATCGGTAAACACTTGAGAATTAAGAAAGACATTATCCCAAACTTCCTCTACCTCTCTCTCATGTAAGCCTGCGGCTAGGGTTTCACCTTGCCGGAGAAGACGGATCGAGGCTACGAACTCCGTAGCCGAGGTCCAGCTACCCAGGGGTTTGAGGCCCTTGACAACCTGGTATCACGATCCCGGCGATCCTCGCCTTCCCGCGCCAACTCCCCACCACCAGCCACCGCCGCTACACAGCCACCACaagccaccgccgcgccaccaTCGCCTGCCGTCACCATGGGTGACAACTCGGGAGAGAACGCCGATCTGAAGACCACGGTGGAGACCCTCGTCAACGCCGTCAAGCTTCTGCAGGTCACCGTGGACTCCAACGCCCAGGCGATCGCCGTCCTCACGGCCGATCGTTCGTCGTCGTCCAGCAACAAGCACGGCTCCGGCGAGCACCACAGCGACCGACCCCCGCGGTTCCAGAAGATGGATTTCCCCGCTACGATGGGAAATCCGATCAGCTCATCTTCATCAACAGATGTGAGTCCTACTTCCATCAGTAGCGGATCATGGAAGAAGAGAAGGTTTGGATGGCGTCCTACAATCTTGAGGACGGGCTCAACTTGTCTTTGGCAATCTTGGTGCCTCAACTTCAAAGGTTGGCTCCGGCTCAGTGGCAACATCTGAAAGCTCTGACTTGTCTTTGGCAATTGTTTGATTGGGTTGAGAAGCTGAGTGATGTTCATCTTCATTTTTTGGTAAATCTCTTGAATAATCTGAATAGTTTTCAGCCTTCCCAGAATTGGTCGTATGGCGATTATCTCTGAAATCATAGTGCCTCCGAGCTTACTTCTTATGGTGCCAGTTCCACCGTGTGGATGGACCAAGCCCATGTGTTTCTGCAGCCGAACTCGTCTCCGTCGATATGGCTGAGCCGGAGCCAATGCTTTGCTTGTTCGCTTCAGTTAGGCCACGTCAATACGTCATCCTCATCCTCTCCGCTCCACTCGTCTgccgccaccggccaccgctgCCGTTTCTTCTTCATCCTCCTCCGGCCGTTCCGGCGGACCGAATCGAACCCACCCTACGGCCATTGCCGTGCCACTAGCTGCTCCAGTGATGCTGTGCTGCGCGCGCTACTCGCTCCAGCTCCTCCAGCCCCATCCCTCCTTCCCCGGGGGCTCCACCTGCGCTTGCTCATGCtcctcgccttcgtcttcggcCTCCGGCAACCAGCGACAGAGGCTCCATCCTCCAGCCGCCGTGTCCTCAACTACCTCCTGCTCCACCCCGCCACTCACCCACCCGCCTGACGGCGACCACCCAGACGAGGACGGTGGCTCCGACGCCGCCCTCCTGGCGCTCCTCCGCGCCCGGGACACCGACGCCGCCTACCGCCTCTTCTCCTCCAATCCTTCgctcctcccttcctcccccgccacAGCCTCCCGCCTCCTCGCGCAGCTCTCCTTCAGTTCCTGCAGCCCCGACGCGTtctcccgcgccgcccgcctcctccagagcctccgcgcccgcggcgccctcgacctcctcgacgccaactccctctccctggcggccgcggccgccgcccgctcccgcgaCGCCCGCCTCGCGCACTCCCTCCTGCTCTACATGCTCCGCCAGGGCTTCCTCCCCGACCGACGCGCgtacaccgccgccgtcgcccgcctcACGCCGCCCACCAAGGCGCTCCGCCTCTTCGACGCCGtcctccgccacctccgccgcgcgccgcctgaGCTAATCTCCCCCTACTGCCTCCCGGACACGGTCGCATTCAACGCCGCGCTCAGCGCCTGCGCCGACGCCGGAGACTGCCGCCGGTTCCGGCAGCTGTTCGACGCAATGAGCGagtggagcgccgccgccgacgcgctcaCCTACAACGTCGTCATCAAGAtgtgcgcgcgcgccggccgcaaGGGCCTCGTCGCGCGCGTGCTGGAGCGCATGCTCTCCTCCGGCCTCGCCCCCTGCGCCACCACCTTCCACTCCCTCGTCGCCGCGTTCGTCGGCTTCTGCGACATCCCCACGGCGGAGAGGATCGTTCAGGCGATGCGGGAAGAGCGCAAGGACATATGTTTGCTGCTCAGAGCTGTCGCCATGGAATGCGACGATGTGCCCGACGTCGAGCAGGGTGCTGCCCTGCTTGACGACATCGTCGCCGGGGCCAAGCCAGGACAGGGCACAGACGAGCTGCCGCTGCTCCCCAAGGCATATCCGCCCAACGCCAGGGTGTACACCACGCTCATGAAGGGGTACATGAACGCCGGCCGCGTCGACGATGTCGTGGCCGTGCTGCGGGCGATGCGGCGAGAGGCGGAGACGGTACCCGCAAGCCGGCCGGACCATGTGACCTACACGACGGCGATATCAGCGCTCGTCGCCGCTGGCGAtatggcgcgcgcgcgcgccgtgctGGACGAGATGGCCGGCGCCGGGGTTCCCGCCAACCGGGTCGCCTACAACGTCCTGCTCAAGGGGTACTGCCAGCAGCTGCAGATCGGCAAGGCCAGGGAGCTCTTTGAGGAGATGGTCACGGACGCCGGCATCCAGCCCGGCGTGGTGACATACAACACCCTCATGGACGGGTGCGTGCTCACGGACGACAGCGCGGGCGCGCTAGCCTTCTTCAACGAGATGCGGTCGCGGGGCATCGCGCCGTCCACGGTGAGCTACACGACGCTGATGAAGGCGTTCGCCCTGTCGGGGCAGCCCAAGGTGGCGCACAAGGTGTTCGAGGAAATGGAGCGGGACCCGAGGGTGGCGGTGGACAGGGCGGCGTGGAACATGCTGGTGGAGGGGTATTGCCGGCTGGGGCTGGTGGAGACGGCGAAGCAGGTGGTGGAGAGGATGAAGGAGCGCGGGGTGCAGCCGGACGTGGCGACGTACGGCAGCCTGGCCAAGGGCATCGCGGCGGCGCGCAAGCCGGGGGAGGCGCTGGTGCTGTGGAACGAGGTGCGGGAGCGGTGCCTGGAGGAGGCCGACGAGGAGCTGCTGGGGGCGCTGGCGGACGTGTGCGTGAGGGCGGCCTTCTTCAGGAAGGCGCTGGAGATCGTGGCGTGCATGGAGGAGAAGGGCGTCGCGCCCAACAAGACCAAGTACAGGAAGATGTACATCGAGATGCACTCGAGGATGTTCACCAGCAAGCACGCGTCGCAGGCGCGGCAGGACCGGCGCCGGGAGCGCAAGCGCG
This genomic interval carries:
- the LOC120675313 gene encoding pentatricopeptide repeat-containing protein At3g09650, chloroplastic yields the protein MLCCARYSLQLLQPHPSFPGGSTCACSCSSPSSSASGNQRQRLHPPAAVSSTTSCSTPPLTHPPDGDHPDEDGGSDAALLALLRARDTDAAYRLFSSNPSLLPSSPATASRLLAQLSFSSCSPDAFSRAARLLQSLRARGALDLLDANSLSLAAAAAARSRDARLAHSLLLYMLRQGFLPDRRAYTAAVARLTPPTKALRLFDAVLRHLRRAPPELISPYCLPDTVAFNAALSACADAGDCRRFRQLFDAMSEWSAAADALTYNVVIKMCARAGRKGLVARVLERMLSSGLAPCATTFHSLVAAFVGFCDIPTAERIVQAMREERKDICLLLRAVAMECDDVPDVEQGAALLDDIVAGAKPGQGTDELPLLPKAYPPNARVYTTLMKGYMNAGRVDDVVAVLRAMRREAETVPASRPDHVTYTTAISALVAAGDMARARAVLDEMAGAGVPANRVAYNVLLKGYCQQLQIGKARELFEEMVTDAGIQPGVVTYNTLMDGCVLTDDSAGALAFFNEMRSRGIAPSTVSYTTLMKAFALSGQPKVAHKVFEEMERDPRVAVDRAAWNMLVEGYCRLGLVETAKQVVERMKERGVQPDVATYGSLAKGIAAARKPGEALVLWNEVRERCLEEADEELLGALADVCVRAAFFRKALEIVACMEEKGVAPNKTKYRKMYIEMHSRMFTSKHASQARQDRRRERKRAAEAFKFWLGLPNSYYGSEWRIEPLLEGDDPS